TACCTTGTTGTCGAGCAGGCCTGCCGCGCCGAGCGCAAACAGCCCGTTGCAGATCGCCGATACGCGGCGGCATTGCCTGTGTTGCGTCCTGAGCCAGCCGCTCAGCGCCGGGTCGTCGAACGCGTCGAAGATGCCGAGGCCGCCGGGCACGATGATCGTGTCGAACTCGGGGCACACGTCGAAGATCGTGCGGTCGGGCATCGTGCTCAAGCCGCTCGACGATTGCACGGCCCCGCGCGTCGTGCCGACCGTCAGCATTTCGTATTCGCACTCGCCCTTGCTCAGTATCTTCACTTCGGCGAACGCGTCCCTCGGCCCGGCGATATCGAGCAACTGGAAACCGGGGAAGACAAGCATGCCGACCTTGATGCGTTTCATCGCGAGTGTCCGGATACGCTGGAAGACGGGCGCCCGCGTGGGTGGGCGCCTCGAACGGTTAGTCTATACGGCAATGCCTGACGCGTCCGGGCGGTCAAAAAGCTTGCGTCGCAGCGCTGGCGCCGCGCGCATCGCCGCGCATGCGCGAGTCGGCGAATCCGATGCGCTCCGCCAGCACGCCGAACAGCGCGCCGAGCGTCGTCCAGATCACGGCCTGCATGCCGATCGCGGCGATGCGGAACTTCCATAGCAGCGTGGCAGGGAAAGCGGCCGGGACTTCGTCGATGGCAGGCAATGCCGCGAGCACCACGGCCAGCATCACGACGAACGCGAGCAGCCCCGCCAGCGCGCCGTTCCATGCGCCGAAGCGACGCGCGGCGACGCTGCGCACGTTGAGCGACAGCACCATGATCGCGACCGAGATCGCGATCGTCAGGAAAAACAAGCCCGTGCGATAGCCGATCGTATCCGGATCGCCGACGGACGGCGGGTTAGCGGGATACTTGAGATTCGGCACGACGACTAGCGCGACGAACGCACCAAGCGCGAGCCACGCGGCAAGCGGCCGTGCGCCGAGCTTGCCGACGCGTCCCCACGCCCACGCAAAGGTCAGCGCGAAGAGCCCGCCAAACGCCGCGCCGTATGCGACGACACCCGTCAACAAACCGGGGCCGGCTTGCGTGTCGCGGCTCACCAGTTCGGGTTCGTGCGCGTCGCCTTCCATCGCGTGCGCGTGTTCCTCGAAGGCGATCGCGCGATCGACCTGCGGCTCGCCCGCCACGCGCGCGAATCCAAACGCGATCAACCCCGCGACGACACCCGCGAGCATGCCGCGCATCAACAGCTTGCCGACCATGATCGTCTCCTTGTCAGTGGCAGGGGAAACCGAGCAGATGACGCCCGTCATGGACGAACTCGTGCACATACATACCCGGCACGATCGACGTCGCGCCTTCCTCTGCGCCGACGAAGTACAGCACCAGCAACATCAGCAGGCCGCCGAAGACGATCCACGGCATCAACTCGCGAAGCGGAATGGGCGCGAGCGCGTCTACTGGTTGGAGAACAGCATCGTTCATGAAAAACCTCTTGAGTGTGAGTGAATGATCAGGATGTCTGGCTTACGATTGAACCGCCACGCGCCGCGCCGTGATGACCCGCTGGAGTTCGTCGCGCGACAGAACGCCGCTCGCTTCGACCACGTTCAACAGCGCTTCGAGAAAGCGTTCGTAGTAGTCCCAGCGCGGCTGGTTCTCGCAGTCGATCGTTTCCCACTTCGCGATCGACGCAATCAGGCTCTGTCGAAAGTCTTCCCATTCGAAGCAGCCCGCCTTCGACAGCGACAGCGCGAGACCGAACACGTCGCGCTCCCAGCGGTTGGTGAAAAACAGCTTGCCGTCCAGACGCGGCGGCGAGTCCGGTGTGCCGAGCATCGATGCCGCGGCGTATTCCTCGAAGCGCGTGAACATGGCGATGTCCTCAAGCCGTGGGCGCAGCGACGAGCGCGACACCCATCATCGATTCCGGTGTGACGAGTGCGGCGAGTTCTTCCTCGTTCAGATGCTCCGTGTTCGCGGGACGCTCCGGCACGACGAACCAGCGGATTTGCGCGCTGCTGTCCCACACCTTCACTTCCTTCGCCGCGGGCACGGTCACGCCGAATTCCTGCAGCACCGCGCGCGGCTCGCGCACGCCGCGCGCGCGAAACACCGGGTCCTTGTACCAGTACGGCGGCAGGCCGAGCACGGGCCACGGATAACACGAGCACAACGTGCAGATGATCAGGTTGTGTACGTTGGCGTCGTTGGCGACGGCGGCCATGTGCTCGCCTTCCGCGCCCGCCATGCCGAGCGGCAGCGAAAGCTCGGCAATCGCTTTGGGCGTGTCGTCGATCAGGCGCTGCTTGTACTCTGGATCAACCCACGCGTGCGCGACGATCTTCGCGCCGTTGAACGGACCGGCCATCGTCTCGAAGTGCGCGAGCACGGCATCGACGGAATCGCTGCCGATCACGCCTTTCTCGATCAGCAGCGCTTCGAGTGCGCGGACCTTGGCGGCACTCGACGCTTCGCGGTCTTCGGGATATTCGAACATTGGGGTCATGCTGGTCTCGCTGTCGGTTTAGTTGGCCGGCTGCACGTAGGCTTCGTACAGGTCGGCGTAGAGAGTCGTGTTGGCTTCGCTCTTGCCTTCGCCCCAGATGTCGGCGGTATCGAATGCAATCCGGTAGACGGGCATCGGCTCGCCGATGCCGTCAACACCTGTCGATACGAAGTACGAAAACGCGCCCGGATAGACGAGATCGACGGTGCCCGTCTTGTTGCGCAGATAGCCGGGCAGACGCGTGTGATCGACGGCGTCGGGGTCGGCGATACGCACTGTGTCGCCTTTTGCAAAGCGTGCTGCGCGTTCAAGTGCGTGATATCCCGAATCGCCGTTTTGCAGATACGCATCGACTTGCGCGGCGAGAGGCGTGTCCGGCTTGTCAGGCAAGGTGGCATCCGGGCTCGCCCGATAGTGCGCCGTCTTCTCCGCGAGTTCCTCCGCCGTGATGTAACCCTGATCGACGAAGAACTGCGAAATGCCGCCTAGCCACTTCTCGTAATAGCGGTACTTGAAGTAATCGAATGGCTGCATGTCTTCGGCGCCCGTGCGCAGCGATGCCCAGGTCCAGTCGTTCTTGAACGTGGTCGGCAGTTGATCGATCGGGTAAGGATGCAGCGCGTTCGCCAGATGCGCGCTCTCGGCCATCATCACGGTATGAATGCCGAAGATGCGCTTTTCCCACGGCTCGACGAAAACACGCGTCTCGGTGCTGACGGGGCCGAGGTTTTCGATGCCGCCAAGGTGATGCTGTAATTTCACGGTTCGCTCCGCAGAGTGGTGAAGAGAGACTTAGCCAAGCCGATGCTCGCGCCTGAATGCGAGCGCTTCGCCCACGACTTCCGACACGAAGCCGAACGCCGCGCCCGTCACGAGCGCGGCAGCGGCGACGAGCGCGGGGTTGCCGATGCCTGCCGTCGTGATCACCTTGCCGGTGGCGACGGTGGTGCCGACTGTCGATGCGAAGCCCCACACGATCGCGGGCAACACGTCGAGCAGCTTGAGCTTCGACGCCTGCACCATCGCCGCGCTGCCGATGCCGACCAGCACGGCGACCGCGAATGCGCTGCCGCTCGTCGTCGCAATGCACAGCAACGTCAGCGAGGCGATCACGAGCCCCGTCAGATTCGACGCGACGCTCTTGACGAAGCCTGCGCGTCCGCCGCCCAGCACGAAGAACGATGCCCAGGCGATGAACGTCACCCAGACGGGAACGGGAAGCAGGGTTCCCGTGAGCCATGTGTCGGCGACAGCAAGAACGCCGATGCTCAATGTGTACGCCTCAGGCTTTTTCATTTGCGTGCTCCTTCAAGGAAGTTGAGTGAAAGGGTTAGTGCATGCAACTCAAAAGACCGTCGCGCATCCGCTCGGCGTCGATATTTCTGCCGATCATCACGAAGCGGTTCTCGCGGTGTTCATCGCGCGACCACGCCTTGCCGAACTTCGCGTCGAGCAGCATGTGAACGCTGTGGAAATGCAGCCGCCGCGCTTCGTCGTGCAGGTTGAGCACGCCTTTCATGCGCAGCAGTTGCTGGCCGTCCGTCTGCACGAGCTGATTGATCCAACGGTTGAAGCGCGTTGCGTCGAGCGCGCCTGGCACGACGAACGCACACGATGCGATCGTGTCGTCGTGCTCGTGGTCATGGCCGGCTTCGTCGAGCAGATCGGGTTCGACGGCGAGCAGGTTGTCGAGCGAAAAGCTGCGCACGCCGAGAAGTGAATCGACGGCGACGGCCGAGTGATTCGCGAAGTCGACCTGCGCGGTCGGATTGAGCTGACGGATGCGTTCGACCAGCGCATCGACTGCTTGCGGCGAGGCGATGTCGGTCTTGTTGACGATGATCCGGTCGGCGAACACGACCTGTTCTCTCGCGATGTCGTCGTCGAGTTGCGCATCGGCATGCAGCGCGTCGATGACGGCGACCACCGATTCGAGTTCGACGCGCTCGCGCACGTCGGGATCGGCGAGAAAGGTCTGCAATACGGGCGCAGGATCGGCAAGGCCCGAGGTCTCGACGATCAGCCGCTCCAGCCGGTCACCGAAACGCGCGAGCAGATCGCGCACGCTCGCGACGAGATCCGTGCGAACCGTGCAGCACACGCAACCGTTGTTGATTTCGACGACGGCTTCTTCGTCGGCGACAATCAACTGGCCGTCGATGCCCACTTCGCCGAACTCGTTCACGACGATGCCGATCTGCATCGGTCGCGTCGCGTCGAGGATGTGATTGACGAGTGTCGTCTTACCGGCGCCGAGAAAGCCGGTCACTACTGTCGTAGGGATTTTCTTGAGTCGCATCGCGGTCGTCCTTGGCGCTTGCCTTGCGGCGGTGCGCAGGTTGGGAACGCACGATTCTTAGCGACTTCCAGGCCGAATTATCGCGGCTGTCTTCGGGGCGACCATAGTTGGCAGGAATATGCGGCCCGGCTTACCGGATTTGCCGGAACGGTGCTGGGCGGACAGAAAGCCGGTGGGAGAGGAGATGGGCGGCGCTATCGACAATGGGGCGCGCGTGATCGCAAACGGTGCGGGAGATGCATCGAAGCGTGCGGCAGAGCAGCGAGGTGCAGGCGAAGGTGGTTGTTCGACTGCGCCCTAAGAGATTGACCACTTACAGACCACTGGCCCTTCGTGGTCGGCGGCGATGATGCTATGCGAAGTCCGCATACCTGCATGCATGACTAGCATCAACTTTTTTTTGGCCATCCCTACCATCCGTTCTTACGCTGGAGCGGTGTTTGGCCAACATCGCTCCAGGCCTTTCCCAGCGTACTGCGGACGGATCGCAACCCTGTTTTCACGACCCAGTGGTGCATACACCCAATGGAAGGCACAGCTCATCGGTCGGCGACCGTAACGCGCTTCGCCCGATCGTAGCCAGGCCGATGAATCCGGTTTAGTACCGTCACGGTTTCTTACTCATTCACATACGATCATGAACACACTATCCCGACTCGCTTTTGCGCCAGGCCGTACCGTGAGCGCGCTGCTGATCGCGGCATGCATTGCGCTCCCCGTCTGCTCGACATTTGCGGTAGCCGCTGAATCCAATGCGGATCAGTCCACCACCGTCGATGGCCAGAACAAAAAGCTGCCACGCATCGTGGTGCTTGCGACGGGTGGGACGATATCTGGAACGGCAGACGCACGTTCAGCCATTGGTTACAACTCCGGCGAGAGAACCGGCCAGCAGTTGCTCAAGGATGTTCCGGGAATCGGCAAGTTCGCAACGATCACCGCCGAACAGGTTTCGAATGTCGGTTCGCAAGACATGAACGACGGGATCTGGTTTCAACTGGCCAAGCGCATCAATGAGATCTTTGATCGCGGCGAGGCGGATGGTGTCGTGATAACGCATGGTACGGATACGATGGAAGAGACCGCCTTCTTCCTGAAGAACGTCTTGCATTCTCGCAAGCCGGTGGTTCTCGTCGGGTCCATGCGACCGGGTGGTGTTGTCGGCGCCGATGGTCCGAATAACCTTCTCGAAGCCGTTGAGGTTGCGGCGAGTCCTCAGTCGCAGGGGCGCGGTGTGATGGTGGTCATGAACGATACGATCCACGACCCGCGCTGGATCACCAAAACGAACACAACCTCCGTTCAGACATTCCTGTCGCCGAATGCAGGCCCAATAGGATTTGTCGATCCGGCGTCGATCCGGTTCGTCACGCCTCTAACGGACTCCCGTCAGTCGCCTTATACGCTGCCCGCCGCCGGACCGTTGCCCCGCGTCGAGATTGTCTACGCGCACAGCAATATGGATGCGTCGCAGATCGACCATGCCGTCGCTGACAATGCGAAAGGGATTGTGATCGCTGGCGTTGGCGACGGTGACGTATCGAAGGCGGCGTTGGCTGCCATGGAGCGGGCCGCGAAGATGGGGATCGTCGTGGTTCGCGCTTCCCGGGTTGGTACGGGTTTTGTGAACCGGAATGTGGAAGTTGACGATGACAAGAGCGGCTTTGTCGCCTCTCTTGATCTCAATCCACAAAAGGCCCGTGTGCTGACGCAATTGCTGATCGCAAACGGCATCACGACACCCGCTAAAGTGCAGCAGGCATTTTCTGCAACGTACTGACTTCGGCAGACCGGTGTGAAAATGCCGCCAGATGTTCTGGCGAAGCAGATATCTCGCGCCAAGGCAGGATGGCGTCTGTGGCTCACACGTGCAGGCGCCATCCGCAACCGGTCATGTGGAGGCTTCGTTATGAAGCGAGCGGGCCGGCCTGGATCGCACAGGAACGCAAACGGGCGAGAGGTAGAATGCCCGTGTCCCACAAGGCTACCCACTCGCTATGGAAATCAAGTGGATCGAGGACTTCATCGCCCTCGCTCAGTACCAGAGCTTCTCACGTGCAGCAGAATTCCGGAACGTGACCCAATCCGGATTCAGCAGGCGCATTCAGTCTCTCGAGCAATGGGTTGGTGCGGAACTGATCGACCGCAGCAGCTTCCCTCCCGTCCTGACACCTGCAGGGCAACTATTCCGCGAAGTCGCCGATGACGTCCTGAACAAGCTCTTCGATACCCGCGCCATCATACGTACCGAGCAACGCATCGCCGGCAAGAGCCTGCAGATTGCGGCCGGGCACACGATCGCGCTGAGTTTCCTGCCTTCGTGGCTCAAGCATCTCTCGACTCACTTCGGAGAAGTGCGCGCACGTGTGGTGCCCACCAATGTGCATGACTCGATCCTGATGCTAGTGAACGGCAATTGCGAGTTGATGTTCGCGTACCACCACCCTGAACTTCCGCTGCATCTCGATCCTGTGAAGTATGAGCACGTCACAGTCGGTATCGACACGCTGATGCCTGCCAGCAGGCCGAACCCGCGTCTGGCTCCGTTGTTTCGCCTGCCGGGAACGACGAAGCAGCCCTTGCCACACATTTCGTACACGGAAACGAGCTACTTCGGGCGTTGTCTTGCCCTGCTGCTCAGCCGGGCTTCCGATACCCCGGCATTGCGGCTGCACTATGAATCGGACATGGCCGAAGTGCTCAAGAAGCTCGTGATGGAAGGCGAAGGCATCGCGTGGCTTCCGAAGAGCGCCATCGCTGCCGAACTCGACCAGGGCGAACTGGTTCCCGCCGGGCCGTCTGCGTGGAATCTGGAAATCGAGCTTCGCGTCTATCGCGACGCATCCAACCGCAATGAGTTTCTGGATACGCTCTGGCAGCATCTTCGTGCCGTTTCGCCCGTAACGGGCTAGGGTTTTCCCGCCTTATGCGAATTTCGCATGCCCGCATGCAGCACTTGCATTCACGTCTTTTTGACCATCTCTACCATCCGTTCTGATTCTGGCTCGACGTGTGGCCGACGTCGCTCCAGACCTCTTCCAGCGCATTGCAATCACCTTGCGATTGCATTGCGCCACTCAAGGACGGATGGACATGAAAAATCGCCTTACACTGAATATTGCCGCCGGGATGGTGCTCGGGGTCGTTGCCGGCTATGTGTGTCACACGAGCTTGTCCGACCCGGCGACGGTCAAGGCCGTGGCCGGTTATTTCTCGATCGTCACGGACATCTTTCTGCGGCTCATCAAGATGATCATCGCGCCGCTGGTCTTCGCTACGCTCGTGTCCGGGCTGGCCGGGATGGACAGCGGGCAGGATGTAGGCCGGATCGGCCTGCGCTCCGTCGGCTGGTTCATCTGTGCATCCTTGCTGTCGCTGAGTCTGGGTCTCGTGCTCGCCAATCTGCTGCAGCCGGGCGCCGGCCTGCATCTGGTCGAGAATGCCGGTGAGGTGAGTACCGGGCTCAATACGTCGGCATTGAACGTCAAGGACGTCATCACGCACGCGTTTCCGACCAGCCTGATGGATGCGATGGCGCGCAACGACATCCTGCAGATTCTGGTCTTCTCGGTCTTGCTTGGACTTGCGCTCAGTGCGTTGAAGAAAGACGAACGCGTGATGGTCGTCATCAAGGCCATCGACGGGATGGTGCCCGTCATGCTGCGCCTGACCAACTATGTGATGCGCGCCGCGCCCTTGGGCGTGTTCGGGGCCATCGCTTCGGCGGTGACGCTGCGGGGCGTCGACGTGCTCTACACCTACGGCAAGCTGATTGGCTCGTTCTATCTGGGGTTGGCGCTGTTGTGGTTGATTCTGACGGGCGTTGGCTACGCGTTCCTCGGCCGTCGCGTCGGTACCTTGCTCAAGGCTGTGCGCGAGCCGGCGATGATCGCCTTCTCGACGGCCAGCAGTGAGGCAGCCTATCCCCGTCTGACGGAGCAACTGGAGAAGTTCGGCGTCGACAAGAAGGTCGTCGGTTTTACGCTGCCGCTGGGCTATGCTTTCAATCTGGACGGTTCGATGATGTATCAGGCGTTTGCCGCGATCTTCATCGCGCAGGCCTTTGGTGTCGACATGCCCGTTTCGCAGCAGATCTTCATGTTGCTGGTGCTGATGCTGAGCAGCAAGGGCATGGCCAGCGTGCCACGCGGTTCGGTCGTCGTCGTCGCTGCAGTGGCGCCGATGTTTCATCTGCCGGCTGCAGGCGTGGCGATGGTGCTGGCCATCGATCAGATCCTCGATATGGGACGCACGATGACCAATGTCATCGGCAACAGCGTAGCGACAGCCGTCATTGCAAAGTGGGAGGGTCGCCGGCAGAGCGAACCTGATGACTCGTCGCTGTTCGATCAGGCGGAGGTCGGAGCGAAATGACGCCCGGGAATGTCGAGAACAGACGCAAGTACGGTATCGTCGGCGGCCTCGGGCCGCTGGGAAGCGCCGACGTGTTCTTCAAGCTCGTGAAGGCAATGCCGCCGTCGACGGATGCCGAGCACGCCGATCTGATTTTCCAGCAGCATCCGTTCAGGAGCTCGGGCGTGGGAAGCGCCGCCACGACCGAGCGCAAGCTCTACATCTTCAACATGATCCGCGATTTTGAAAAGCGGGGCGTGACGACAGTCGTGCTTCCCTGCTTTCTCAGTCACACCTTCATCGATGAACTGAAATCGAACACGACGCTGCAGATCGTCGATATGGTTGAAGCGGTGCGTCATCACGTCCGCAGGCGATTTCGCGGAGCGCGTCGCATAGGTGTCCTCGCGTCGGACTACACGCGGGAGAAACGACTGTTCGAGCGTTACTTCACGTCGCCGGAGTTCGAGGTTGTTCACCCGCGCATGAACGAAGGCATCGACCGCGTCACTGAAGCGGTGTATGGCCCGGAAGGCATCAAGAGCGGTCATCTGCGCGGCCGGCCGGTTGAACTGCTGCACAACGCTTGCGCGGATCTCATCGAGCAAGGCGTCGATGTGATCGTTCCGGGCATGACCGAGATCGCGCTCGTCGCGGATGAAATCCGTCTGCTGAGCGTACCGCTGGTCGATTCCAACCTCGTGTATGCACAGCACGTCGTGTCGGGCCAATACGATCCGCCCTCGGGTGTGTTCAAGGTCGGGGTCGTTGGCGGAGTCGGCCCCGCTGCGACGATCGATTTCCTCGACAAGATCGTGCGCAACACGCCGGCTCAACGGGACCAGGATCACATCAGGCTGCTCGTCGAACAGAACCCGCAGATTCCCGATCGTACCGAGAATCTGATCGGCGACGGCGCAGACCCGACGGTGTCGCTGTACGCAACGTGCAAGCGGCTGGAGGAGGGCGATGCCGATATCATCGCCATTCCGTGCAATACCGCTCACGCGTTCGTGGAACGCATCCAGCCGTACCTCGGCATTCCCATCGTGAACATGCTGACGGAAACGGCCCGCTATCTGCGCGAGTCTTATCCGGCGCAACGCGAAATCGGCGTTCTCGCGACCTCGGGCACGATCGCGAGCGGTGTCTATGAAAAAGCGCTTGAATCGCAGGGGCTTCGTCAGGTTGCGCCTGGACCCGAACTCCAGGCGCGCGTGATGGAAGCGATTTACGGCAAGGACGGAGTCAAGGCAGGGTTCACGACGGGGCAGTGTCAGGAAGACATCGCTGCAGCCGTCGAAGGCCTCATTGCTGAAGGTGTCGAAGTCATCGTCCTGGGCTGCACCGAACTCCCGCTTCTTCTTCCACACAGTGAGTTCGCAGGGAGAAACGGCGCTCGTGTGAGGCTGATCGATCCGACCGACGTGCTTGCGCGGCAGTGCATCGCCTATGCGACGGCGGCCAGCGAATCACCCGCCAGCAAGAGCGAAAGATAAAGCCAATCCTGTCATCGAACCATCCCTGACACGCTAACGGAGCAACACGATGTCCACGTCCAATGAACGCATCGAGCACGATCTTCTCGGCGACCTCCCTGTGCCGAATGACGCCTACTACGGCGTGCATACCCTTCGGGCACTCGTCAATTTCCCGATCACCGGCATCCCGATCTCGACGTATCCGAATCTCGTCAATGCGCTGGCGAGCGTGAAAGAGGCGGCAGCCATGGCCAACCACGACCTCGGCCTGCTTGCGGAACACAAGATGAAGGCGATTGTTCACGCGTGTCGGGAGATCCGCAACGGTACGGCGCATGACCAGTTCGTGGTGGACGTCATTCAGGGCGGCGCGGGCACGTCGACCAACATGAACGCGAACGAAGTGATCGCCAATCTGGCGTTGGAACATCTTGGCCACCAGCGCGGCGACTACGCGCTGCTGCATCCCAATGAAGACGTCAATCTCGGTCAAAGCACGAATGACGTGTACCCGACCGCGTTGAAGATCGCGACGTACATGGGGATCGTTCAGCTGGTCCATGCGATGGGTATCTTGCGTCACTCGTTCGAACGCAAGGCTGAGGAATTCCGCGACGATCTCAAGATGGGGCGAACGCAACTGCAGGACGCCGTTCCCATGACGCTCGGTCAGGAGTTCAGCACTTTTGCGGTCATGCTTGGAGAAGACGAAGATCGGCTCACGGAAGCGTCAAAGCTGATCTGCGAGATCAACCTCGGCGCAACGGCCATTGGCACCGGGATCAAC
The Paraburkholderia terrae genome window above contains:
- a CDS encoding CbtA family protein is translated as MVGKLLMRGMLAGVVAGLIAFGFARVAGEPQVDRAIAFEEHAHAMEGDAHEPELVSRDTQAGPGLLTGVVAYGAAFGGLFALTFAWAWGRVGKLGARPLAAWLALGAFVALVVVPNLKYPANPPSVGDPDTIGYRTGLFFLTIAISVAIMVLSLNVRSVAARRFGAWNGALAGLLAFVVMLAVVLAALPAIDEVPAAFPATLLWKFRIAAIGMQAVIWTTLGALFGVLAERIGFADSRMRGDARGASAATQAF
- a CDS encoding CbtB domain-containing protein; this encodes MNDAVLQPVDALAPIPLRELMPWIVFGGLLMLLVLYFVGAEEGATSIVPGMYVHEFVHDGRHLLGFPCH
- a CDS encoding nitrile hydratase accessory protein: MFTRFEEYAAASMLGTPDSPPRLDGKLFFTNRWERDVFGLALSLSKAGCFEWEDFRQSLIASIAKWETIDCENQPRWDYYERFLEALLNVVEASGVLSRDELQRVITARRVAVQS
- the nthA gene encoding nitrile hydratase subunit alpha codes for the protein MTPMFEYPEDREASSAAKVRALEALLIEKGVIGSDSVDAVLAHFETMAGPFNGAKIVAHAWVDPEYKQRLIDDTPKAIAELSLPLGMAGAEGEHMAAVANDANVHNLIICTLCSCYPWPVLGLPPYWYKDPVFRARGVREPRAVLQEFGVTVPAAKEVKVWDSSAQIRWFVVPERPANTEHLNEEELAALVTPESMMGVALVAAPTA
- the nthB gene encoding nitrile hydratase subunit beta, whose translation is MKLQHHLGGIENLGPVSTETRVFVEPWEKRIFGIHTVMMAESAHLANALHPYPIDQLPTTFKNDWTWASLRTGAEDMQPFDYFKYRYYEKWLGGISQFFVDQGYITAEELAEKTAHYRASPDATLPDKPDTPLAAQVDAYLQNGDSGYHALERAARFAKGDTVRIADPDAVDHTRLPGYLRNKTGTVDLVYPGAFSYFVSTGVDGIGEPMPVYRIAFDTADIWGEGKSEANTTLYADLYEAYVQPAN
- a CDS encoding DUF1097 domain-containing protein yields the protein MKKPEAYTLSIGVLAVADTWLTGTLLPVPVWVTFIAWASFFVLGGGRAGFVKSVASNLTGLVIASLTLLCIATTSGSAFAVAVLVGIGSAAMVQASKLKLLDVLPAIVWGFASTVGTTVATGKVITTAGIGNPALVAAAALVTGAAFGFVSEVVGEALAFRREHRLG
- a CDS encoding CobW family GTP-binding protein: MRLKKIPTTVVTGFLGAGKTTLVNHILDATRPMQIGIVVNEFGEVGIDGQLIVADEEAVVEINNGCVCCTVRTDLVASVRDLLARFGDRLERLIVETSGLADPAPVLQTFLADPDVRERVELESVVAVIDALHADAQLDDDIAREQVVFADRIIVNKTDIASPQAVDALVERIRQLNPTAQVDFANHSAVAVDSLLGVRSFSLDNLLAVEPDLLDEAGHDHEHDDTIASCAFVVPGALDATRFNRWINQLVQTDGQQLLRMKGVLNLHDEARRLHFHSVHMLLDAKFGKAWSRDEHRENRFVMIGRNIDAERMRDGLLSCMH
- a CDS encoding asparaginase; translated protein: MSALLIAACIALPVCSTFAVAAESNADQSTTVDGQNKKLPRIVVLATGGTISGTADARSAIGYNSGERTGQQLLKDVPGIGKFATITAEQVSNVGSQDMNDGIWFQLAKRINEIFDRGEADGVVITHGTDTMEETAFFLKNVLHSRKPVVLVGSMRPGGVVGADGPNNLLEAVEVAASPQSQGRGVMVVMNDTIHDPRWITKTNTTSVQTFLSPNAGPIGFVDPASIRFVTPLTDSRQSPYTLPAAGPLPRVEIVYAHSNMDASQIDHAVADNAKGIVIAGVGDGDVSKAALAAMERAAKMGIVVVRASRVGTGFVNRNVEVDDDKSGFVASLDLNPQKARVLTQLLIANGITTPAKVQQAFSATY
- a CDS encoding LysR substrate-binding domain-containing protein — protein: MEIKWIEDFIALAQYQSFSRAAEFRNVTQSGFSRRIQSLEQWVGAELIDRSSFPPVLTPAGQLFREVADDVLNKLFDTRAIIRTEQRIAGKSLQIAAGHTIALSFLPSWLKHLSTHFGEVRARVVPTNVHDSILMLVNGNCELMFAYHHPELPLHLDPVKYEHVTVGIDTLMPASRPNPRLAPLFRLPGTTKQPLPHISYTETSYFGRCLALLLSRASDTPALRLHYESDMAEVLKKLVMEGEGIAWLPKSAIAAELDQGELVPAGPSAWNLEIELRVYRDASNRNEFLDTLWQHLRAVSPVTG
- a CDS encoding dicarboxylate/amino acid:cation symporter; the protein is MKNRLTLNIAAGMVLGVVAGYVCHTSLSDPATVKAVAGYFSIVTDIFLRLIKMIIAPLVFATLVSGLAGMDSGQDVGRIGLRSVGWFICASLLSLSLGLVLANLLQPGAGLHLVENAGEVSTGLNTSALNVKDVITHAFPTSLMDAMARNDILQILVFSVLLGLALSALKKDERVMVVIKAIDGMVPVMLRLTNYVMRAAPLGVFGAIASAVTLRGVDVLYTYGKLIGSFYLGLALLWLILTGVGYAFLGRRVGTLLKAVREPAMIAFSTASSEAAYPRLTEQLEKFGVDKKVVGFTLPLGYAFNLDGSMMYQAFAAIFIAQAFGVDMPVSQQIFMLLVLMLSSKGMASVPRGSVVVVAAVAPMFHLPAAGVAMVLAIDQILDMGRTMTNVIGNSVATAVIAKWEGRRQSEPDDSSLFDQAEVGAK
- a CDS encoding amino acid racemase, which translates into the protein MTPGNVENRRKYGIVGGLGPLGSADVFFKLVKAMPPSTDAEHADLIFQQHPFRSSGVGSAATTERKLYIFNMIRDFEKRGVTTVVLPCFLSHTFIDELKSNTTLQIVDMVEAVRHHVRRRFRGARRIGVLASDYTREKRLFERYFTSPEFEVVHPRMNEGIDRVTEAVYGPEGIKSGHLRGRPVELLHNACADLIEQGVDVIVPGMTEIALVADEIRLLSVPLVDSNLVYAQHVVSGQYDPPSGVFKVGVVGGVGPAATIDFLDKIVRNTPAQRDQDHIRLLVEQNPQIPDRTENLIGDGADPTVSLYATCKRLEEGDADIIAIPCNTAHAFVERIQPYLGIPIVNMLTETARYLRESYPAQREIGVLATSGTIASGVYEKALESQGLRQVAPGPELQARVMEAIYGKDGVKAGFTTGQCQEDIAAAVEGLIAEGVEVIVLGCTELPLLLPHSEFAGRNGARVRLIDPTDVLARQCIAYATAASESPASKSER